The Helicoverpa armigera isolate CAAS_96S chromosome 23, ASM3070526v1, whole genome shotgun sequence genomic sequence AACCATAAATATTGCAAGGTCTGAATCAGTCCTGACAGGAtaccaaattaaaaaatcaataggGATCATTGACACGGTTTCTTCCGGCTTCAAGagacaaattttattaattctaaGCATGACTGCTATGTGTATTAGTCATTCGGCATCGAAAACGGTGAATCCAATCGCCACTGTTTATACCTACTGTGTATACCGAACAAACCTGTCTGGACAAACAATTTGAAAGCTTATGCATGGACCTTTAAAAAACGGAATGTGTGGGTATATCTGCTGCCTAAAAAGCTTACCAAATGTATTGCAGAGTTTCTGGACGTAGGCGTCATCGGCCAGCCACGGTCACAAGAGCTGAGGCCAAACCCCAAATctgtatgcaaattaaacacgAATGAGATCACCACATTGTGAGGATTTTGACCTTCGCATTTTCgtacataatgtaggtaatcGACAACGGTAGCTCACAACAAATAATCACTACACTACAAGGTTGGGTTCAACGATTCTGTTTCACTCAATAACTACTGCATAATCGTTTTGCCCTACACAGCTACAGATACTTAACATACATCTACGTTTTTACGAGCATTGCATGCATACAGAGAAACTCATAATGGCATGaaagaaatacctacctaatatacgCTGACATACTTCGTCTTTGGGAACTAGCACGGTAAGCTTGTCTAGAAAGtattcaattataaaaatattcgcggtctttttaaattgataaatgtATTTGATTTCCCGATTAGCATGTATTAGAGATTAGATAAATTGGTTACATTGTGCTGTCATTCATCATTTGCTACAATGCTTGGCACGCCAATCTAACAATGAGCGCTGAATCTTTTAGCTAATTTGGCGCCTACTCGGTTCTAATCTCGTTCAGGGCTTCATTAGCATAAGTGTTTAATACCATCTTTGTTTCACTACAAAGTACTATTCTTATGGACTTAAACCACGCCTCATTAACAGAAAACGAAAACAATAGTGCTCTATGTACCAATAAACAGGTTTGTGGTAACCGCATTTCCAAAGAATGTCatcattgaaaaaataacatcacaactctaattttaaaaagcttGTGGGTGTATTTTCGGACATCCGCGGGAACTAGCCCTCTTGTTTTTTTCTCTATTCTTAAATCCATGTTGAATTCGTTTTATTGAGCGTATCATCGGATTTTGTCCCCTTGAATAAAACCAGATTTTCTAGTGTTTTCCTCAGTGAAAGTTGATCATAGATGTCAGTATGCCCGTATGCATGCAGCCGGTCTTGTTAGCCGTCGACAAATAATTTCCATAAGGTCAACCATTAACCTGCTCACCTAGTTTCTGAATATAAAACTGCACAGgtgttttaaatacctacaatatCATGTTTTTAAGTTACCAGTGCACCTACATGGATTAAAGCAAATCGGCAGACATTGAGAGATATGAATTATTAGGTCAATAAAGTAGTTCATCATAATTAGCAAGTGACAGCCCTGCAACAGGCCTTGCCCTTTATAATTATCAGCATTTATCAACAATTGCAATGCATTAAATATGAAGTACAactttgtacctacctacaggaaaaatgtaaatacagtATGCCAACTACACATCATAAGTACTTTATGATATTTGCCTCAACACCGCTGCCTGTATCTAACTGGCAACTGATTTCGTAATTCCTGTTTAGTTGAACTTTAGTCAACAGTTAAGCATAGTTTTGTATATCCATGACACATCGGGTACTCTGCCTGCAATTTCGTCACAATCGCCTACGAATGACAAAAATGGATGTGAGAATAAATCAACCTTGTTTTAAAAGGTATGCGACTATGTAGCTGATTTATCTGTGTCCAATAAGTGTGTATTATCTTTTGTTACTTACCTTGCCTGTTTTATCATTGGATTTTATTACAATGCTACACCTATTCACGTAAGCAGTATTTATAAGAGTACCTTTCCACATTTGAATTACGGCTAGTACTTAAGTATGTCGCCATCTACACTAGAATAAGAGACCACTGTCTTCGTAGTTACGATTTCAATCAGAATACATGAGCTAATAATGTACGCCTGTGTTAGTCTGAGATCCCCACTGAGTAATATTTCTGGGACATAACAGAGACGCTCAGATTGTCATGCATATATGGAACGAAATCCAGGAAGTGTGCAACAATCCGATCTGTAAATACTTCACCTCGGCGGAGAAACTCCTCTCGTTAGAAGCTCTTAGATATCGTTCTATGAACTCTTCTATCTGATTTTATATTTAGCCCCGCGCTATAATTAACGCCCGTCAAAAGTGAAGGGTGTATAATTTTATCCTTACACTATAGTGTTTGTTTCTCTAGTCAAAATATGTGTGGGGCggatttatttaaagtttttttactaaaatataaagtGATTCAAAAGGTTTTCTCGGTAATCTGACGTGATGAATCTTTCTCGTTTTCATGGAAAACCGGGAAACATAAAGAGTATTCGAAATGTACTCGCTTCGCTGTAAAAACTGAGCCAGAGTTGAATCGTGTTCCATATCCATTGTATAGCACGAATATTTCTCACCGCGAGCGTTAATAGCTTGAACAATTTTCGTTCTAACGGTTCTTCCAACAAAACTCATGCGAGTAGGTGAATAAACAGACATCGAAGTGCATTCGATTTTAGTCTCTACCCGAGTGTAATACTTGTTACAGTCCCGCCCGTGCTCCAAGCTGTGTATAATCTATGTTATCTGTTGTAAGATATTGTTGCAACAACAATCTCGTTGTTTGTGAGAAACGCGTTTCTATTCAGTTACCAATTTATCTAATGACTGTGAATTTAAGTGATAAAGACCAATTGTCAAGTAAATATTGACATTAATTACCAAAGTGCTTCCAGACACAAATTAGTGTTCCATGAATATTAACAATGCTGTGTAAAGTGATTCTAACGAATTTGGgacatttgttttaatattcattacaTAATGAGGTGGTCGGCGATCAGTCGCCGCCTTGCGCGCTTTCACTCGGTACGCTATTAATTACGTACACGATTGTGTTCAGTCGGTTATATTTACTCAACTGTTTCGACTGCTGAAAGATAAAGAAATAGCTAAAGCGGCGCGCTACACGACGCTCGTATCTTATCGCATCCACTCTATTGATCACTCGACACATATCGCGAACGGCTCGCCTTATACGGACGACCGTGCCACCTTTATTGTCCAATTTAACATATAGACGTGTGCTAGCCGCGATGTTACCGGTGAACTCATAATGTGCGTCGTTCAAAAATAGAAATACAGTGTTTACAGGAAAATAGTATCAATAACAAAGTGTTGCGGTTTGTAATTGAACGGAAATGGCAGCTAAATCGCCTACTATGAGTGTGAAGTCGCGGGAAATGATCGGCGAAGAGCAGTTCAGTCAGCGGCGCGAAGTGTTCGGCAAGCACGACACGGTGTTCCTCCCGCCCGCGTCGCCCGTGCCCACCAGCTACCGCGACGTCGAGCCCATCGTCACCTCCAACCACGGCAAGACCACCGCCAACTTCAAGCGCAACACGCCCGGCTACTCCAGCATGAGGGAGTCACGCACCGACGAGCGAGTCTTCGACTTCAGACCGAGGAAGTACTCCGACAATTTCACATCGGAAGTGAACCAAAGTGACGATGTGGAATACAGACACACGATGACTGAAAGGACGCGGCGCTTATCCAAATTGCGGCGGGATTTCATGACTTCCAACTTACACGAGCCAGGTAGTACCAGTCCTTTCAACCGCTCCGGGACCCGAGCATCGATGCCGGCTAACAGTTCTTCAcctcttaaatataaaattgaaagtcCTAATTTATACAAGTTCCCGTTCGCTGAACCGTACTCGACGCCGACGCCGGTGCGCCGAGTGGTTGTGGATCTAGGACCAGCAGACGAAAACGGTGGCAAGGAGAATCAGGATCCAGAGAGAGTTCGACATCAAAGTTTGTCAGGACAA encodes the following:
- the LOC110382604 gene encoding uncharacterized protein LOC110382604, producing MAAKSPTMSVKSREMIGEEQFSQRREVFGKHDTVFLPPASPVPTSYRDVEPIVTSNHGKTTANFKRNTPGYSSMRESRTDERVFDFRPRKYSDNFTSEVNQSDDVEYRHTMTERTRRLSKLRRDFMTSNLHEPGSTSPFNRSGTRASMPANSSSPLKYKIESPNLYKFPFAEPYSTPTPVRRVVVDLGPADENGGKENQDPERVRHQSLSGQDTPSRLDQQKLFEEILKRYSPQRKPIDWELPPTKPRVVASVPKSNSSVADSIDSADKKGDDKNEKTGDDDVFEKKQNGEVALAVLSENSVEKSSENPVEVKAEVIQNGPESLSAGATKENESKTSQSELDEKQDEVPELSQIQRQVIKEGPKKPPLEIVDLSIPALIQKMTAEGENLENTNKKQKKVKRKRSFLDKLLGRKKDK